One region of Kosmotoga arenicorallina S304 genomic DNA includes:
- a CDS encoding D-tyrosyl-tRNA deacylase, with product MQAKKFDLNIEKILEDWEVFHAIREVIANAIDEQILTNTGNIRIFQEKPKKFMFFGGNSRKGKWHIRDYGRGIRYDHLTQKENEEKLSNPNVIGKFGIGLKDALATFDRKGVKVYIKSKYGDITIGKSQKHDFEDILTLHAYIVPPSDPNFTGTEFILENVTKEDVEKAKNLFLIFSGERVIERTKFGEVLEKNGKTARIYINGVKVAEEENFIFSYNITSLTKRIRQALNRERTNVGRSAYSDRIKSILLSCGSKEIAEYLVDDFENFSSGEMHDELNWIDVQEHAVRILNASEKVLFLTSYELMEYPGVVDEAKKGKYRIVVIPENLKERIGGLKDFSGGIVRDFEQFYKEYEESFEYKFVSLSQLTANERKVFKMADDIFDLIGGKPKIIKSIKISETIKKEIEFFDETAGIWDSKSSSIIIKRNQLKSLEKFAGVLLHETAHAISGYSDISRDFELQLTEFLGIIASKKVEKIV from the coding sequence ATGCAAGCAAAAAAATTCGATCTCAATATCGAGAAAATCCTTGAGGACTGGGAAGTTTTTCATGCTATTAGAGAGGTCATAGCTAATGCAATAGATGAGCAAATTTTAACGAATACCGGAAACATTAGAATTTTTCAGGAGAAACCCAAAAAATTTATGTTTTTCGGTGGAAACAGCAGGAAAGGCAAATGGCATATTAGAGATTATGGACGAGGTATTAGATACGACCATCTTACTCAAAAAGAAAATGAGGAAAAATTAAGTAACCCGAATGTGATTGGTAAGTTTGGTATTGGTTTGAAAGATGCTTTGGCAACCTTTGATAGAAAAGGCGTAAAAGTATATATAAAATCAAAATACGGTGATATAACTATTGGCAAATCACAAAAGCACGATTTTGAAGATATACTAACACTACACGCTTATATCGTTCCACCGTCAGATCCCAACTTTACTGGAACTGAATTCATTTTGGAAAATGTTACAAAAGAAGATGTCGAAAAAGCCAAGAATCTATTTTTGATATTTTCTGGCGAGAGAGTAATTGAAAGAACGAAATTTGGCGAGGTACTTGAAAAGAATGGCAAAACGGCAAGAATCTATATTAATGGTGTAAAAGTAGCAGAAGAAGAGAATTTTATTTTCAGCTATAATATCACATCTCTTACGAAAAGGATTAGACAAGCACTCAATAGAGAAAGAACTAATGTTGGAAGAAGTGCTTACTCAGATAGGATTAAATCTATTTTACTGTCCTGTGGGAGCAAAGAAATAGCAGAATATCTTGTTGATGACTTTGAGAACTTCTCTTCAGGTGAAATGCACGATGAGCTTAATTGGATAGATGTGCAAGAGCACGCTGTTCGAATATTGAATGCTTCAGAAAAAGTACTATTTCTCACATCGTATGAATTAATGGAATATCCCGGTGTTGTTGATGAAGCCAAGAAAGGGAAATATAGAATAGTTGTGATTCCTGAAAACTTGAAAGAACGTATTGGAGGGCTGAAAGATTTTTCAGGAGGAATTGTTCGCGATTTTGAACAATTTTATAAAGAATATGAAGAAAGCTTTGAATACAAATTCGTTTCATTAAGTCAATTAACTGCTAATGAAAGAAAGGTTTTTAAAATGGCCGATGATATTTTTGACCTCATAGGAGGAAAGCCGAAAATAATTAAATCTATAAAGATCTCCGAAACGATAAAAAAGGAAATAGAATTTTTTGATGAAACTGCGGGCATTTGGGACTCAAAAAGTAGTTCCATCATAATAAAAAGAAACCAATTGAAAAGCCTTGAAAAATTTGCCGGAGTTCTTCTTCATGAAACCGCTCACGCTATAAGTGGTTATTCAGATATTTCAAGGGACTTCGAATTGCAATTAACCGAATTCTTGGGAATAATCGCCTCGAAAAAAGTGGAGAAGATTGTTTGA
- a CDS encoding ATP-binding protein: protein MNNEEFFEVLLRWNLWGNQQLNIIPRTVFSRIKPFMDYHGAIVIQGPRRAGKSTLLYFIIQNLIKEITPEKCLYINFEDYALSSLELTPSTIQRLLEVYGEKVYSGEDFFLFLDEVQNVKDWHRWVRTFLDTHHNNTVFISGSSSKLMSSELAGLLTGRHVAFETLPFSFRELVINQGHSIDNIYIRKNKNAIKGLLAEYMRFGGFPEVVLKRPINEQRTRRILTQYAEDLLFKDISMHYNVLNMKILKFISLFLAQNSGCKVSIRGLQKVIEAEFGEKSSTTTIANYIQYLEEAYMCFEVRHFDYSIKRAIRKPSKYYMVDTGLRNAMYGSLTSDRGKLLENVVYLYLRTIYDDVFYWSGKREIDFVCREGKEIDLYNITYVSDVNEISVRELEGFVEFPSGKVVRKRYLITWDFQRTITYKNITIEAIPAYVLLLQSIDPLILPEWKSDS from the coding sequence ATGAACAATGAAGAATTTTTCGAGGTTTTATTAAGGTGGAATCTCTGGGGTAACCAGCAACTAAACATAATTCCGAGAACGGTGTTTTCACGGATAAAGCCTTTTATGGATTATCACGGAGCGATTGTAATTCAGGGCCCCCGCAGAGCCGGAAAATCAACTTTACTTTATTTTATAATTCAGAATCTGATAAAGGAAATTACACCGGAGAAATGCCTTTACATTAACTTCGAAGATTATGCCTTATCATCCTTAGAACTTACCCCATCAACTATTCAGCGTCTTCTGGAAGTATACGGAGAAAAGGTGTACAGCGGGGAAGATTTTTTTCTATTTCTTGATGAGGTGCAAAACGTAAAGGACTGGCACAGGTGGGTAAGAACTTTTCTTGATACTCATCACAATAATACTGTTTTTATCTCCGGTTCTTCGTCGAAACTTATGAGTTCTGAACTTGCTGGTTTGCTCACAGGTCGGCATGTTGCATTCGAAACTCTTCCATTTAGTTTCAGAGAGCTGGTCATAAATCAAGGGCACAGCATAGATAACATATACATAAGAAAAAACAAGAATGCCATCAAAGGACTCCTTGCCGAATATATGAGGTTCGGTGGCTTCCCGGAAGTGGTACTAAAAAGGCCCATAAACGAACAAAGAACAAGGCGAATACTCACTCAATATGCGGAGGACCTCCTGTTTAAGGATATTTCTATGCACTACAATGTGTTAAATATGAAGATACTCAAGTTTATTTCTTTGTTTCTAGCTCAAAACAGTGGTTGTAAGGTATCAATACGCGGGCTACAAAAAGTTATAGAAGCTGAATTTGGCGAGAAATCATCGACAACCACTATTGCCAATTATATTCAATATCTTGAAGAAGCCTATATGTGTTTTGAAGTAAGGCATTTTGATTATTCTATAAAGAGAGCCATAAGGAAACCTTCTAAATATTACATGGTTGATACTGGCCTTCGTAATGCTATGTATGGTTCGTTAACTTCTGACCGTGGGAAACTGCTTGAAAATGTGGTGTATCTCTACCTCAGGACAATATACGATGATGTTTTCTATTGGTCGGGAAAAAGAGAGATCGATTTTGTATGCCGTGAGGGTAAAGAGATTGACCTTTATAATATTACATATGTATCTGATGTCAACGAAATATCTGTAAGGGAACTGGAAGGGTTCGTAGAGTTTCCTTCGGGCAAAGTGGTTCGAAAAAGATATTTAATTACATGGGACTTTCAAAGAACCATAACATACAAAAATATTACTATAGAAGCTATTCCCGCATATGTTTTGCTTCTTCAAAGTATTGACCCTCTAATACTCCCGGAATGGAAGAGTGATTCTTAG